From a single Carassius gibelio isolate Cgi1373 ecotype wild population from Czech Republic chromosome A18, carGib1.2-hapl.c, whole genome shotgun sequence genomic region:
- the LOC127934298 gene encoding sodium/potassium/calcium exchanger 1 isoform X2: MLLTRRKRLHLSRIIFLLSGVFLCSLYQLTIRASLPEPWPEPQTSGRTEDGSELGSGLLEITEVFINLTTAEPKSSNHTDGVQSSETATNVPIPTISITETPTTTNRKIIHCIYVNPDLPKPTPVPTPATDTTTSVPNTTASRPGEAPHMKGEYPEDIFTIEERRKGWVILHIFGMVYMFVSLAIVCDEFFVPTLGVITDKLQISDDVAGATFMAAGGSAPELFTSLIGVFISHSNVGIGTIVGSAVFNILFVIGMCALFSREMLHLTWWPLFRDVSFYILDLIMLIIFFLDSTIMWWESMMLVCGYATYVVFMKYNVQIEKAFKYQLRKHKNIVKVFAVEEPEKDNGTSGEDNRPPEPEDKNRLKLKPTLQRGGSSASLHNSTMRNTIFQLMIHTLDPLVKFKDKAQILNDMVRGKVENKKEEKSGEGEDQMEQSKDSKDAAPGAKEEDASQKPEAQKEGDTAAGGGSEKPGGSDDSGDDDDEDDSDEDSDEDSDEDDEDEAGEEGENDEPLSLEWPETRRKQATYLFLLPIVFPLWLTVPDVRNHASKKFFVITFLGSIVWIAIFSYLMVWWAHQVGETIGISEEIMGLTILAAGTSIPDLITSVIVARKGLGDMAVSSSVGSNIFDITMGLPVPWLMYSFCHSLAPVPVSSNGLFCAIVLLFLMLLFVIISIAACKWRMNKVLGFIMFILYFVFLVLSVMLEDRIIICPVSI, from the exons ATGTTGCTTACTCGAAGAAAGAGACTTCATCTTAGCCGGATTATATTTCTTCTGTCTGGTGTTTTCCTTTGTTCTTTATATCAACTCACTATCAGAGCCAGTCTACCAGAACCCTGGCCTGAGCCCCAGACATCAGGAAGAACTGAGGATGGCTCTGAACTTGGCTCTGGACTGTTGGAGATAACAgaggtttttattaatttgacCACTGCTGAGCCAAAGAGCTCCAACCACACAGATGGGGTCCAGTCATCAGAGACAGCGACAAATGTACCCATCCCAACAATATCTATAACAGAGACACCTACAACCACAAACAGGAAAATCATCCATTGCATCTACGTTAATCCAGACCTTCCAAAGCCCACCCCAGTTCCTACTCCGGCAACAGATACGACCACTTCAGTGCCCAACACTACAGCGTCCAGACCTGGAGAGGCACCACACATGAAGGGCGAGTACCCAGAGGACATCTTCACCATTGAGGAGCGACGCAAAGGCTGGGTCATTCTTCACATCTTTGGGATGGTATACATGTTTGTTTCTTTAGCCATCGTCTGCGATGAGTTTTTCGTTCCTACATTAGGGGTTATCACAGACAAACTGCAGATCTCGGATGATGTGGCCGGGGCAACGTTCATGGCTGCTGGAGGCTCTGCTCCTGAACTCTTCACTTCCTTGATTGGAGTTTTCATTTCTCATAGCAATGTGGGCATTGGAACCATCGTTGGCTCGGCTGTCTTCAACATCTTATTTGTGATCGGAATGTGTGCGCTGTTTTCCCGGGAGATGCTTCACCTCACCTGGTGGCCTCTCTTTCGGGATGTGTCGTTCTATATCCTCGATCTCATCATGCTCATCATCTTCTTCTTGGATAGTACCATTATGTGGTGGGAGAGTATGATGCTGGTGTGCGGTTATGCTACCTATGTTGTCTTCATGAAGTACAATGTTCAGATAGAGAAAGCCTTCAAGTATCAACTCAGGAAACACAAGAACATTGTCAAAGTTTTCGCGGTCGAAGAACCTGAGAAG GACAATGGGACCTCAGGGGAAGATAACAGGCCGCCTGAACCAGAAGACAAGAATCGATTAAAG CTGAAGCCCACACTGCAGCGCGGGGGCAGTTCTGCCTCTCTGCACAACAGCACCATGAGGAACACTATCTTCCAGCTGATGATTCACACACTGGATCCTCTTG TGAAATTTAAAGACAAGGCTCAAATTTTGAACGACATGGTCCGGGGGAAAGTAGAGAACAAAAAGGAGGAAAAATCTGGTGAAG GTGAGGATCAAATGGAGCAGTCCAAGGATTCCAAAGATGCTGCTCCAGGAGCCAAAGAAGAAGACGCTAGTCAAAAGCCCGAGGCGCAAAAG GAAGGAGACACTGCAGCAGGAGGAGGCTCAGAGAAACCAGGAGGTTCAGATGATTCaggggatgatgatgatgaagatgacagTGATGAAGACAGCGATGAAGacagtgatgaagatgatgaggacGAGGCTGGGGAGGAGGGAGAAAATGATGAACCTCTGTCCTTAGAGTGGCCAGAGACCAGACGTAAACAGGCCACATATCTGTTTCTGTTGCCCATTGTCTTTCCACTGTGGCTGACAGTTCCAGATGTCAGAAACCAT GCTTCCAAAAAGTTCTTTGTCATTACTTTCCTTGGCTCGATTGTATGGATTGCTATATTTTCCTATCTGATGGTGTGGTGGGCACATCAG GTGGGTGAGACCATCGGCATCTCTGAGGAAATCATGGGTCTCACCATTCTGGCTGCAGGAACATCCATTCCTGATCTGATCACCAGCGTGATTGTGGCTCGAAAAGGCTTGGGAGACATGGCTGTCTCGAGCTCTGTAGGCAGCAATATATTTGACATTACCATGGG GCTGCCCGTGCCCTGGCTGATGTACTCATTCTGTCATTCCCTGGCACCGGTGCCCGTGAGCAGTAATGGGCTGTTCTGTGCCATTGTGCTGCTCTTCCTCATGCTCCTCTTCGTCATTATCTCCATCGCTGCCTGTAAGTGGAGGATGAATAAAGTTTTGGGATTCATCATGTTCATCCTCTACTTTGTGTTCCTGGTGCTCAGTGTCATGTTAGAGGATCGAATCATTATATGTCCCGTGTCCATCTGA
- the LOC127934298 gene encoding sodium/potassium/calcium exchanger 1 isoform X1, producing the protein MLLTRRKRLHLSRIIFLLSGVFLCSLYQLTIRASLPEPWPEPQTSGRTEDGSELGSGLLEITEVFINLTTAEPKSSNHTDGVQSSETATNVPIPTISITETPTTTNRKIIHCIYVNPDLPKPTPVPTPATDTTTSVPNTTASRPGEAPHMKGEYPEDIFTIEERRKGWVILHIFGMVYMFVSLAIVCDEFFVPTLGVITDKLQISDDVAGATFMAAGGSAPELFTSLIGVFISHSNVGIGTIVGSAVFNILFVIGMCALFSREMLHLTWWPLFRDVSFYILDLIMLIIFFLDSTIMWWESMMLVCGYATYVVFMKYNVQIEKAFKYQLRKHKNIVKVFAVEEPEKDNGTSGEDNRPPEPEDKNRLKLKPTLQRGGSSASLHNSTMRNTIFQLMIHTLDPLGEVKFKDKAQILNDMVRGKVENKKEEKSGEGEDQMEQSKDSKDAAPGAKEEDASQKPEAQKEGDTAAGGGSEKPGGSDDSGDDDDEDDSDEDSDEDSDEDDEDEAGEEGENDEPLSLEWPETRRKQATYLFLLPIVFPLWLTVPDVRNHASKKFFVITFLGSIVWIAIFSYLMVWWAHQVGETIGISEEIMGLTILAAGTSIPDLITSVIVARKGLGDMAVSSSVGSNIFDITMGLPVPWLMYSFCHSLAPVPVSSNGLFCAIVLLFLMLLFVIISIAACKWRMNKVLGFIMFILYFVFLVLSVMLEDRIIICPVSI; encoded by the exons ATGTTGCTTACTCGAAGAAAGAGACTTCATCTTAGCCGGATTATATTTCTTCTGTCTGGTGTTTTCCTTTGTTCTTTATATCAACTCACTATCAGAGCCAGTCTACCAGAACCCTGGCCTGAGCCCCAGACATCAGGAAGAACTGAGGATGGCTCTGAACTTGGCTCTGGACTGTTGGAGATAACAgaggtttttattaatttgacCACTGCTGAGCCAAAGAGCTCCAACCACACAGATGGGGTCCAGTCATCAGAGACAGCGACAAATGTACCCATCCCAACAATATCTATAACAGAGACACCTACAACCACAAACAGGAAAATCATCCATTGCATCTACGTTAATCCAGACCTTCCAAAGCCCACCCCAGTTCCTACTCCGGCAACAGATACGACCACTTCAGTGCCCAACACTACAGCGTCCAGACCTGGAGAGGCACCACACATGAAGGGCGAGTACCCAGAGGACATCTTCACCATTGAGGAGCGACGCAAAGGCTGGGTCATTCTTCACATCTTTGGGATGGTATACATGTTTGTTTCTTTAGCCATCGTCTGCGATGAGTTTTTCGTTCCTACATTAGGGGTTATCACAGACAAACTGCAGATCTCGGATGATGTGGCCGGGGCAACGTTCATGGCTGCTGGAGGCTCTGCTCCTGAACTCTTCACTTCCTTGATTGGAGTTTTCATTTCTCATAGCAATGTGGGCATTGGAACCATCGTTGGCTCGGCTGTCTTCAACATCTTATTTGTGATCGGAATGTGTGCGCTGTTTTCCCGGGAGATGCTTCACCTCACCTGGTGGCCTCTCTTTCGGGATGTGTCGTTCTATATCCTCGATCTCATCATGCTCATCATCTTCTTCTTGGATAGTACCATTATGTGGTGGGAGAGTATGATGCTGGTGTGCGGTTATGCTACCTATGTTGTCTTCATGAAGTACAATGTTCAGATAGAGAAAGCCTTCAAGTATCAACTCAGGAAACACAAGAACATTGTCAAAGTTTTCGCGGTCGAAGAACCTGAGAAG GACAATGGGACCTCAGGGGAAGATAACAGGCCGCCTGAACCAGAAGACAAGAATCGATTAAAG CTGAAGCCCACACTGCAGCGCGGGGGCAGTTCTGCCTCTCTGCACAACAGCACCATGAGGAACACTATCTTCCAGCTGATGATTCACACACTGGATCCTCTTGGTGAGG TGAAATTTAAAGACAAGGCTCAAATTTTGAACGACATGGTCCGGGGGAAAGTAGAGAACAAAAAGGAGGAAAAATCTGGTGAAG GTGAGGATCAAATGGAGCAGTCCAAGGATTCCAAAGATGCTGCTCCAGGAGCCAAAGAAGAAGACGCTAGTCAAAAGCCCGAGGCGCAAAAG GAAGGAGACACTGCAGCAGGAGGAGGCTCAGAGAAACCAGGAGGTTCAGATGATTCaggggatgatgatgatgaagatgacagTGATGAAGACAGCGATGAAGacagtgatgaagatgatgaggacGAGGCTGGGGAGGAGGGAGAAAATGATGAACCTCTGTCCTTAGAGTGGCCAGAGACCAGACGTAAACAGGCCACATATCTGTTTCTGTTGCCCATTGTCTTTCCACTGTGGCTGACAGTTCCAGATGTCAGAAACCAT GCTTCCAAAAAGTTCTTTGTCATTACTTTCCTTGGCTCGATTGTATGGATTGCTATATTTTCCTATCTGATGGTGTGGTGGGCACATCAG GTGGGTGAGACCATCGGCATCTCTGAGGAAATCATGGGTCTCACCATTCTGGCTGCAGGAACATCCATTCCTGATCTGATCACCAGCGTGATTGTGGCTCGAAAAGGCTTGGGAGACATGGCTGTCTCGAGCTCTGTAGGCAGCAATATATTTGACATTACCATGGG GCTGCCCGTGCCCTGGCTGATGTACTCATTCTGTCATTCCCTGGCACCGGTGCCCGTGAGCAGTAATGGGCTGTTCTGTGCCATTGTGCTGCTCTTCCTCATGCTCCTCTTCGTCATTATCTCCATCGCTGCCTGTAAGTGGAGGATGAATAAAGTTTTGGGATTCATCATGTTCATCCTCTACTTTGTGTTCCTGGTGCTCAGTGTCATGTTAGAGGATCGAATCATTATATGTCCCGTGTCCATCTGA